A window of Halobacillus naozhouensis genomic DNA:
ATATTTATTAGAGGGCACTCATGTAGAGCACCAACTAACGACCCATGATCTCGTTAATGTTCAACGCCTCTACCAGATCAGCATGGAACAAATGAAGAATTATCTGCTGGATTCCAATCAAAACCAGCCTTTGCCTATTGATCAATTCCCAATGCAGGATAACCCGCGTATTTGCGCCCATTGTAACTATCAAGAACTATGCTTTCCTTCCGGCTCATAGAATGTTTGAACAAACCCGGGAACGGAAAAACTTAGTGTAGGATTAATAAAAGGAGATGTTCAGAAGTTATGAAAGTACTTGTGGCAGGAGCAAATGGAACAACAGGACGTTTACTAATACAGTATTTAAAAGATGGCGGCCATGAGCCGTATGGCATGGTACGTAAAGAAGAGCAAAAAGCAATGATTGAAGAATTAGGGGGGACTCCCGTCCTTGCGGATTTAACTAAAGATGTAGGTCATGCTCTCAAAGGAATGGATGCTGTTATATTTGCAGCTGGTTCCGGCTCAAGCACTGGATCAGACCAAACCACAGCGGTTGATCGTGATGGTGCTATCAACCTGATTAAAGCAACGGAAAATCTTGGTGTTAAGAAATTCATAATGCTTAGTGCCATTTCTGCAGATGATCCAAGTCAGGGATCAGGCCCTATGGAGCATTACTTGAGAATGAAACTTGAGGCTGATGAATACTTGGAAGGCACAGAACTAGACTATACGATCGTTCGCCCAGGCGGTTTGACCAACGAAGATAGTACCAGCAAAATTAAAGTTGGTAAGAAAGTCGACCGTGATTCTATTACAAGGGCAGATGTAGCTAAAACGATGATTGCAGCTCTTCAGGAACCGAATGCGTACCATAAAACATTTGAGATGGTTCAAGGTGAAACGCAAATCGAAGACGCTTTGAAAAGTCTATAAATCAACAACAAAACAGCAGCCCCCTTCTCGATGGGAGCTGCTGCCTTTTTTACATTCCTACAAGGTTTTTCTGCCAATTTTTAAACTCAAGTTCTTCAAATTTCTGTCCCATTTTCTCTTCATCAATGAAAAACAGAGCCTCTTCCAACGAACAATTCACACTGGCTTCACAATGAATTCGTGCAAGCTTTCTTGAAAGGTGAAGCATCTCCAGGTCCTGCTCAATTTTATTACGTTGTGCCTTCGTTAATTGATCAATATTTTCTAGTATTCCCTCTATCGTTTTATGCTGGATTAATAGTTTGAGTGCTGTTTTCTCACCAATTCCTCTTACACCAGGGTAATTATCACTGCTATCGCCCATTAAAGCCTTTAGATCTACCATTTGTGCTGGCGTGATCCCCTTTTCTTCAAAGAAAGAGTCCTCACGATATTCAGCATAATTTCCATACCCTTTCTTCAGTAAAACTACAGAAACATTCGGCTTGAGAAGCTGAAGCATATCCTGGTCCCCTGTCAGAATAAATACTTGTGAATCTTTACAATATCCATTACTCAGAGTTCCCATACAGTCATCCGCTTCAAAACCAACTTGCCCTACATTAGGAATGTCAAATGACTCAATAACTTCCTTTGCTAGCTCAAACTGAGGGATTAATTCTTCCGGAGCTTCCCCGCGGTTTGCTTTGTATTCGGGAAAAAGCTCGTTACGGAATGTTTTGCTTCCCATGTCCCAGCAGCATACCACGTGTGTAGGCTGGTACGTATCGATGGCCGTAAATAGATGCTTTACCATTCCGTATACGGCATTTGTAGGCATTCCTTTACTATTAATCATAAAATAATTGCTCATTGCTGTAGCGTAGAACGCACGGAAAAGCAAGGCCATTCCATCAACAAGCAAAACTCGATTAGTTGTCATCATTTTCCGTCCCCTTCATTTGAAAAAGTTGATTCTATTATAACAAAATTACAGGACACATGCGGGGATTAATAGCCAATAGCTGGAGCAAACCATTTCACCTGAAAAACTAACCTCTCCAATTCAAAATAATTAAATTGACTGATAATTGACAAAATTATGTTACAGTGATAGTTTCGAATTAGGTGCAATCCATTTACATATTCTCCTTTGTAAGCGTTTGCACATTTAATAGAATAATAACGGGAGGTTTGGAGTAATATGGTATATTCATTTCCTAATACCGAGGGATCAATTGTTCAGTACAAAGAACGTTACGACAACTTTATTGGAGGAAAATGGACTCCGCCAGTAAAGGGGCAATACTTTGATAATATTACACCTGTAACTGGGAAAAGCTTCTGTCAGGTACCCCGGTCAACAGAAGAAGACATTGAGCTTGCCGTTGATGCAGCTCATGAAGCAAAGGATGCCTGGGGGAAAACCTCAGTAACAGAGCGCTCGCTCATTCTAAATCGAATTGCTGATCGGATGGAAGAAAACCTTGAGAAACTGGCCGTTGCTGAAACGTGGGAAAATGGAAAAGCTGTCAGAGAGACACTTAATGCTGACATTCCTTTGGCCATCGACCACTTCCGTTATTTTGCTTCAGTTATCCGCTCTCAAGAAGGCTCCATAGGAGAAATTGACAACGACACCGTCGCCTACCATTTCCACGAACCACTTGGAGTAGTGGGTCAAATTATTCCGTGGAACTTCCCAATTCTTATGGCAACGTGGAAAATCGCGCCTGCCCTTGCAGCCGGAAACGCCATTGTCCTTAAGCCGGCGGAGCAAACTCCTGCCTCCCTGTTGCTTTTACTAGAGATGATTGAAGATTTACTTCCTGCAGGTGTATTAAATGTCGTAAATGGTTATGGACTTGAGGCTGGTAAACCGCTGGCTCAAAATCCAAGAATTAATAAAGTTGCCTTCACTGGTGAGACGACAACCGGTCGTATGATTATGCAATATGCTTCTCAAAATATAATCCCTGTCACACTCGAACTTGGCGGAAAATCACCAAACATATTCTTCGAAGACGTGATGAGTAAGGATGACGACTTCCTTGATAAGGCCATTGAAGGAATGGTTATGTTTGCCCTGAACCAGGGAGAAGTTTGTACTTGTCCTTCACGTGCGCTC
This region includes:
- a CDS encoding SDR family oxidoreductase; the protein is MKVLVAGANGTTGRLLIQYLKDGGHEPYGMVRKEEQKAMIEELGGTPVLADLTKDVGHALKGMDAVIFAAGSGSSTGSDQTTAVDRDGAINLIKATENLGVKKFIMLSAISADDPSQGSGPMEHYLRMKLEADEYLEGTELDYTIVRPGGLTNEDSTSKIKVGKKVDRDSITRADVAKTMIAALQEPNAYHKTFEMVQGETQIEDALKSL
- the exaC gene encoding acetaldehyde dehydrogenase ExaC, with the protein product MVYSFPNTEGSIVQYKERYDNFIGGKWTPPVKGQYFDNITPVTGKSFCQVPRSTEEDIELAVDAAHEAKDAWGKTSVTERSLILNRIADRMEENLEKLAVAETWENGKAVRETLNADIPLAIDHFRYFASVIRSQEGSIGEIDNDTVAYHFHEPLGVVGQIIPWNFPILMATWKIAPALAAGNAIVLKPAEQTPASLLLLLEMIEDLLPAGVLNVVNGYGLEAGKPLAQNPRINKVAFTGETTTGRMIMQYASQNIIPVTLELGGKSPNIFFEDVMSKDDDFLDKAIEGMVMFALNQGEVCTCPSRALVQESIYDQFMERVIERVKAIKVGNPLDPEVMMGAQASSEQLDKILSYLDIGKEEGAECLIGGERNQLDGDFADGYYVQPTMFKGNNSMRIFQEEIFGPVLAVTTFKNPEEAMEIANDTLYGLGAGVWSRDINTAYRFGRGIEAGRVWTNCYHAYPAHAAFGGYKMSGVGRENHKMMLGHYQQTKNLLVSYSGQKLGFF
- a CDS encoding 5'-3' exonuclease translates to MMTTNRVLLVDGMALLFRAFYATAMSNYFMINSKGMPTNAVYGMVKHLFTAIDTYQPTHVVCCWDMGSKTFRNELFPEYKANRGEAPEELIPQFELAKEVIESFDIPNVGQVGFEADDCMGTLSNGYCKDSQVFILTGDQDMLQLLKPNVSVVLLKKGYGNYAEYREDSFFEEKGITPAQMVDLKALMGDSSDNYPGVRGIGEKTALKLLIQHKTIEGILENIDQLTKAQRNKIEQDLEMLHLSRKLARIHCEASVNCSLEEALFFIDEEKMGQKFEELEFKNWQKNLVGM